Proteins encoded within one genomic window of Tabrizicola piscis:
- the fumC gene encoding class II fumarate hydratase: protein MTATRTETDSFGPLEVPADKYWGAQTQRSIINFPIGWERQPVAIIRALGVIKKACALVNIAQGDISEDLGQAIAAAATEVIDGKFDDNFPLVVWQTGSGTQSNMNANEVISNRAIEMLGGVMGSKKPVHPNDHVNMGQSSNDTFPTAMHVAIGMMARDVLLPGLEKLSAALWAKSNEFKDIIKIGRTHTQDATPLTLGQEFSGYATQVDKGIARVKMCLPDIYELAQGGTAVGTGLNTRVGWDTRVAAEIAKITRLPFITAPNKFEALAAHDAMVMFSGALKTVAASLFKIANDLRLLGSGPRSGLGELILPENEPGSSIMPGKVNPTQAEALTMVCAQVMGNDAAVGFAGSQGHFELNVYNPMMSYNVLQSMQLLGDAAGSFTDNMVAGTQANVARIDKLMKESLMLVTALAPTIGYDAATKVAKTAHKNGTTLREEAIALGYVDGETFDRVVRPEDMIGPKG, encoded by the coding sequence ATGACCGCGACCCGCACCGAGACCGACAGCTTTGGCCCACTGGAGGTTCCCGCCGACAAGTATTGGGGCGCCCAGACCCAGCGGTCGATCATCAACTTCCCCATCGGCTGGGAACGCCAGCCCGTTGCGATCATCCGTGCACTGGGGGTCATCAAGAAGGCCTGCGCGCTGGTGAACATCGCGCAAGGCGACATCTCGGAAGATCTGGGCCAGGCGATTGCAGCGGCCGCGACCGAAGTGATCGACGGCAAGTTCGACGACAACTTCCCGCTGGTGGTCTGGCAGACCGGGTCGGGCACGCAATCCAACATGAACGCGAACGAGGTGATCTCGAACCGCGCGATTGAAATGCTGGGCGGGGTGATGGGGTCGAAAAAGCCCGTCCACCCAAACGACCATGTGAACATGGGGCAATCGTCAAACGACACTTTCCCCACGGCGATGCATGTCGCCATCGGCATGATGGCGCGTGACGTGCTGCTGCCAGGGCTGGAAAAGCTGTCCGCCGCGCTCTGGGCGAAGTCGAACGAATTCAAGGACATCATCAAGATTGGTCGCACCCATACTCAGGATGCAACGCCCCTGACGCTGGGCCAGGAATTCTCGGGCTACGCCACGCAGGTCGACAAGGGCATTGCCCGGGTCAAGATGTGCCTGCCTGACATCTATGAACTGGCGCAGGGCGGCACGGCGGTCGGCACCGGCCTCAACACCCGCGTCGGTTGGGATACCCGCGTCGCGGCCGAGATTGCAAAGATCACCCGCCTGCCCTTCATCACCGCCCCGAACAAGTTCGAGGCGCTGGCCGCGCATGACGCGATGGTCATGTTCTCAGGCGCGCTGAAAACGGTGGCCGCCAGCCTTTTCAAGATCGCCAACGACCTGCGGCTTCTTGGCTCCGGCCCCCGCTCTGGCCTGGGTGAGTTGATCCTGCCCGAGAACGAGCCTGGGTCCAGCATCATGCCGGGCAAGGTCAACCCCACCCAGGCCGAGGCGCTGACCATGGTCTGCGCCCAGGTCATGGGCAACGATGCCGCAGTGGGTTTTGCAGGAAGCCAGGGCCATTTCGAGCTGAACGTCTACAACCCGATGATGTCCTACAACGTGTTGCAATCCATGCAGCTACTGGGCGACGCGGCGGGGTCCTTCACCGACAACATGGTGGCGGGCACACAGGCCAATGTGGCGCGGATCGACAAGCTGATGAAGGAATCGCTGATGCTGGTGACAGCCCTTGCGCCAACCATCGGCTATGATGCGGCGACCAAGGTGGCCAAGACCGCGCACAAGAACGGCACCACCTTGCGGGA
- a CDS encoding class I SAM-dependent methyltransferase has protein sequence MSEDLALFRRRLLQNPKQISALAPSSRYLARAMAEGLGPKTGRVVEFGPGTGRLTRAILKAGVPARHLDLFELDNDFVRHLRQHFPGVAVHHLGADRADDVVASGVGAVVSGLPLLSMPPAVREAIVDAAFRILAPGAPFIQFTYGPKPPLPPDSVERLGLRFESGTKVWLNLPPARVYRFYRA, from the coding sequence TTGAGCGAAGATCTGGCGCTGTTCCGCCGCAGATTGCTGCAAAACCCCAAACAGATCTCGGCGCTTGCGCCCTCATCGCGCTATCTGGCGCGGGCGATGGCCGAAGGGCTGGGGCCTAAGACCGGTCGGGTGGTCGAGTTCGGACCCGGCACCGGCCGTCTGACGCGCGCCATTCTCAAGGCCGGGGTTCCCGCCCGGCATCTTGACCTTTTCGAGCTGGACAACGATTTCGTCCGCCACTTGCGGCAGCATTTCCCCGGCGTTGCCGTGCACCATCTTGGGGCCGACCGGGCCGACGACGTGGTTGCGTCCGGGGTTGGCGCTGTCGTGTCAGGCCTGCCGCTTCTGTCGATGCCCCCCGCCGTGCGCGAAGCCATCGTGGACGCCGCATTCCGCATTCTGGCCCCCGGCGCGCCCTTCATCCAGTTCACCTACGGGCCAAAGCCGCCGCTTCCACCGGACAGCGTGGAACGGCTGGGCCTGCGGTTCGAATCGGGCACCAAGGTCTGGCTGAACCTGCCGCCCGCCCGGGTCTACCGGTTCTACCGCGCGTGA
- a CDS encoding SspB family protein, protein MARTIDYGNLMHQAMRGLIQSVLADVAENGLPGAHHFFITFDTTYPGVELADWLRDRYPTEMTVVIQHWFENLTVNDEFFTVTLNFGNNPEPMIIPFDAVRTFVDPSVEFGLRFETQSSDENDDEEDDIEVEEEPTRHDAEVVSLDQFRKG, encoded by the coding sequence ATGGCGCGCACCATCGACTATGGCAACCTCATGCATCAGGCGATGCGCGGGCTGATTCAGTCCGTTCTTGCCGATGTGGCTGAAAACGGCCTGCCCGGGGCGCACCACTTCTTCATCACCTTCGACACAACCTATCCGGGCGTGGAGCTTGCTGACTGGCTACGCGACCGCTATCCCACTGAAATGACCGTCGTTATTCAGCACTGGTTTGAAAACCTGACTGTGAACGATGAATTCTTCACTGTTACCTTGAATTTCGGAAACAATCCGGAGCCGATGATCATCCCCTTCGACGCGGTCCGTACCTTCGTCGACCCGTCGGTAGAGTTTGGCTTGCGATTCGAAACGCAATCTTCGGATGAAAACGATGACGAAGAAGACGACATCGAAGTTGAGGAAGAGCCTACTCGCCATGACGCGGAAGTTGTGTCGCTTGACCAGTTCCGCAAGGGCTGA
- a CDS encoding DUF1194 domain-containing protein: protein MLRPLTLVCLTAWPAMACETALLLSIDVSGSIDSADYRLQTEGLSAALSDPEVAEALVRGQVALAVVQWSGTAQQDLALPWQRMLTPGAVTSFASRAAAMPRAFKGSDTAVGEGLRFALSQFAAVPDCTRQVIDVSGDGQENAGFTDARARSEAVAAGVMINAIAIEEPGPAFPITNYYRNWIISPGGFVVTARGLRDYAETLRLKLLRELVTTIG from the coding sequence ATGCTGCGCCCCCTCACCCTTGTCTGCCTGACCGCCTGGCCAGCCATGGCCTGTGAAACGGCACTGTTGCTTTCGATTGACGTCTCAGGCTCCATCGACAGCGCCGACTACCGGCTGCAGACCGAAGGCCTGTCCGCAGCCCTGTCCGACCCCGAGGTGGCCGAGGCATTGGTCCGGGGCCAGGTGGCCCTTGCCGTCGTGCAATGGTCTGGCACGGCCCAGCAAGACCTGGCCCTGCCCTGGCAAAGGATGCTGACCCCCGGGGCCGTGACCAGCTTTGCCAGCCGCGCAGCCGCCATGCCCCGCGCCTTCAAGGGGTCGGACACGGCAGTGGGCGAAGGCCTGCGCTTTGCGCTGTCGCAGTTCGCCGCCGTCCCCGATTGCACCCGGCAGGTGATTGATGTCTCTGGTGACGGTCAGGAAAATGCGGGCTTCACCGACGCCCGCGCCCGGTCCGAAGCGGTGGCAGCCGGCGTCATGATCAACGCAATCGCGATCGAAGAACCGGGGCCGGCCTTTCCCATCACCAACTACTATCGCAACTGGATCATCAGCCCGGGCGGGTTCGTGGTGACGGCACGCGGGCTGCGCGACTATGCCGAAACCCTGCGGTTGAAGTTGTTGCGCGAGCTGGTCACGACCATCGGCTGA
- a CDS encoding GNAT family N-acetyltransferase, which translates to MKVPAGAVPIVYQCPEDVPALAETWAAAQETAEFLGGEYRDYVSPGASPSGVQRRIAVLTKAAKPDLVLPFTRETHLHTFTVGERSLGRLPTMALRLANPWLSESHAPSDIAYLLRHVMQKEHVDLIDLGEIPENSALRGALDALAWPARKLRLGRKDSIRWLIDFPETFDAYLAGLSTSTRQSTRRKMRSLEKDFDLQFETFTLPQDVDRFLAEGEKISRLTYQWNVGQQLNDNAETRARFRDLADQGRLRCYLLSLDGVPRAFLRGTVEGQIYNYETPGFDPAFAKNSVGTVILMRALQDLITNTACRTFDFGTGGDEIGFKSRFGNRRLTCNSYYIVNAIRPRAGLLLAGQNALTGAKNLAAAVIGTGAFRDRIKRRLRKYGD; encoded by the coding sequence ATGAAGGTACCTGCAGGCGCTGTCCCAATCGTTTATCAGTGTCCCGAGGATGTCCCAGCACTGGCCGAAACCTGGGCCGCGGCGCAGGAAACAGCAGAGTTCCTCGGCGGCGAATACAGGGACTATGTGTCGCCCGGCGCTTCCCCCAGCGGGGTCCAACGACGGATCGCGGTCCTGACGAAAGCGGCCAAGCCAGACCTTGTGCTGCCCTTCACGCGTGAAACCCACCTGCACACGTTCACAGTCGGGGAACGCAGTTTGGGAAGACTGCCGACCATGGCGCTTCGTCTGGCCAATCCGTGGCTTTCGGAAAGCCATGCGCCAAGCGACATCGCATACCTGCTGCGCCATGTGATGCAAAAGGAACATGTCGATCTGATCGACCTTGGCGAGATCCCGGAAAACTCGGCCCTGCGGGGGGCGCTTGATGCGCTTGCTTGGCCCGCGCGGAAATTGCGGCTTGGCCGCAAGGACAGCATCCGCTGGCTGATCGACTTTCCTGAAACGTTTGACGCCTATCTCGCCGGGCTAAGCACATCCACCCGGCAATCGACCCGGCGCAAGATGCGCAGCCTTGAAAAGGACTTCGACCTTCAGTTCGAGACCTTCACCTTGCCTCAGGATGTCGACCGCTTCCTCGCGGAAGGCGAAAAGATCAGCCGGTTGACCTACCAGTGGAACGTGGGTCAGCAGCTGAACGACAATGCCGAAACCCGGGCGCGCTTCCGCGATCTGGCCGATCAGGGGCGACTAAGATGCTATCTGCTCTCCCTCGACGGGGTCCCAAGGGCGTTCCTGCGCGGCACGGTCGAAGGGCAGATTTACAACTACGAAACCCCCGGCTTCGATCCTGCCTTCGCCAAGAATTCGGTCGGGACGGTGATCCTGATGCGCGCACTCCAGGACCTGATCACCAACACCGCCTGCCGGACTTTCGACTTCGGCACCGGCGGCGATGAGATCGGCTTCAAGTCGCGCTTTGGCAACCGGCGGCTGACCTGCAATTCCTACTATATCGTGAATGCAATCCGGCCGCGCGCCGGCCTGCTGCTGGCAGGGCAAAATGCGTTGACGGGGGCGAAAAACCTTGCTGCGGCGGTGATTGGCACAGGTGCGTTTCGGGACCGGATCAAGCGCCGGTTGCGCAAATACGGCGACTGA
- a CDS encoding ABC transporter substrate-binding protein has product MSRKSLALLSAASVLSLSVAAQAADPELTVLDWAGWEIDGMLQPYVDLHGQKPTFAFFADDDEAFQKVSSGFRADVVHPCAASVPRYTEAGLIEPWDISKIPEFANIPERMTAPFTTEEGVFYIPTDYAYTAIAYNSETVPAEDVATVQVFTDPKYAGRISMPDNTDDVWSLAFLATGVTSWDNVTDEQFTAAADWLRSVHPNVRAYWADPSELSQLMASGEVQVAWSWNDPVAILLAENFPVGFNRSPAEGAATWYCGFVNMKDGPGNEEKVYDHINSLLAHTSAQPLLDAIGYALANDAAMAEIPAEALKAAYVDPIDTTLFVQSPPSTELRDRMIEEFEMIKSGF; this is encoded by the coding sequence ATGTCCCGCAAAAGCCTCGCCCTGCTCAGCGCCGCCTCCGTGCTGTCGCTGTCCGTTGCCGCCCAGGCCGCTGATCCCGAACTGACCGTGCTCGATTGGGCCGGATGGGAAATTGACGGCATGCTGCAGCCCTATGTCGACTTGCACGGACAGAAACCGACGTTCGCCTTCTTCGCCGATGACGACGAAGCCTTCCAGAAAGTCTCGTCCGGCTTCCGCGCTGACGTTGTGCACCCCTGCGCCGCTTCGGTCCCTCGCTACACCGAAGCTGGTTTGATCGAACCCTGGGACATTTCGAAGATTCCGGAGTTCGCCAATATCCCTGAACGGATGACCGCCCCCTTCACGACCGAGGAAGGCGTCTTCTACATCCCGACCGACTATGCCTACACCGCCATCGCCTACAATTCCGAAACCGTCCCGGCGGAAGACGTGGCCACGGTTCAGGTCTTCACCGACCCGAAATACGCTGGCCGCATTTCGATGCCGGACAATACCGATGATGTCTGGTCGCTGGCGTTCCTTGCCACGGGCGTCACCTCCTGGGACAATGTGACGGATGAACAATTCACCGCCGCCGCCGACTGGCTGCGCTCGGTGCACCCCAACGTCCGGGCCTATTGGGCCGACCCGTCGGAACTTTCCCAGCTCATGGCCTCGGGCGAGGTTCAGGTTGCCTGGTCCTGGAACGACCCCGTCGCGATCCTGCTGGCCGAAAACTTCCCCGTGGGCTTCAACCGCTCCCCGGCCGAAGGGGCCGCCACCTGGTACTGCGGCTTTGTCAACATGAAGGACGGCCCCGGCAACGAGGAGAAGGTCTACGACCACATCAACTCGCTTCTGGCCCACACCTCGGCCCAGCCGCTGCTGGATGCGATCGGCTACGCTTTGGCCAACGACGCCGCCATGGCTGAAATCCCGGCCGAGGCTTTGAAGGCGGCCTATGTCGACCCGATCGACACCACGCTTTTCGTCCAAAGCCCGCCCTCGACGGAACTGCGCGACCGGATGATCGAAGAGTTCGAGATGATCAAGTCGGGCTTCTGA
- a CDS encoding aminotransferase class V-fold PLP-dependent enzyme, giving the protein MTVLDLDFVRSQFPAFDSPVLSSHAFFENAGGSYPCLQVVDRLTRFYRDRKVQPYGPYPGAQAGGAEMDEARDRLAAMMGVAREEVSFGPSTSANTYVLAQAVRKWLEGTGGAIVVTDQDHEANSGVWRRLADEGIEVREWQIDRETGSLELPSLAALLADGMVKLVCFPHCSNVIAEINDVAAICAMAKDAGARTVVDGVSYAPHGFPDIPALGCDVYLFSAYKTYGPHQGIMVLREGFGFELPGQGHYFNHGTLYKRHTPAGPDHAQIAACAGMADYVDALAAHHGIAGDAAARNRGVHDLMRAQEAAVIQPLLDYLSARNDLRLLGPREAARRAPTVAVELNRVAEPVSEDLGRNGIACWAGDFYAVRPLTALGIDLEKGVLRMSAVHYTSAEEVTRLIEALDRVL; this is encoded by the coding sequence ATGACCGTGCTTGACCTTGATTTTGTCCGTTCGCAGTTCCCGGCCTTTGACTCGCCGGTGCTGTCGTCCCATGCGTTCTTCGAGAATGCCGGGGGCAGCTATCCCTGCCTGCAGGTGGTGGACCGGCTGACCCGGTTTTACCGCGACCGGAAGGTGCAGCCCTATGGCCCCTATCCGGGCGCGCAGGCGGGGGGGGCCGAGATGGACGAGGCGCGCGACCGGCTGGCGGCGATGATGGGTGTCGCGCGCGAGGAAGTGTCGTTCGGGCCCTCCACATCCGCCAATACCTATGTGCTGGCGCAAGCGGTGCGGAAGTGGCTGGAGGGGACGGGCGGCGCGATTGTGGTGACCGATCAGGACCACGAGGCGAATTCGGGCGTCTGGCGGCGGCTGGCCGACGAAGGGATTGAGGTCCGCGAATGGCAGATCGACCGCGAAACGGGGTCTTTGGAACTGCCGTCGCTGGCGGCGTTGCTGGCGGATGGGATGGTGAAGCTGGTGTGCTTCCCCCATTGTTCGAACGTGATCGCCGAGATCAACGACGTGGCCGCGATCTGTGCGATGGCCAAGGACGCCGGGGCGCGGACCGTGGTGGACGGGGTCAGCTATGCGCCGCACGGGTTCCCCGACATTCCGGCGCTGGGGTGCGATGTGTATCTGTTCTCGGCCTACAAGACCTATGGCCCGCATCAGGGGATCATGGTCCTGCGCGAGGGCTTTGGCTTCGAACTGCCGGGGCAGGGGCATTATTTCAACCACGGCACGCTTTACAAGCGGCACACTCCGGCGGGGCCGGATCACGCCCAGATCGCGGCCTGCGCGGGGATGGCGGATTATGTCGATGCGCTCGCGGCGCATCACGGGATCGCCGGCGATGCGGCAGCACGGAATCGGGGGGTACATGACCTGATGCGCGCGCAGGAGGCGGCGGTGATCCAGCCCCTGCTGGACTACCTTTCCGCCCGCAACGACCTGCGCTTGCTGGGCCCGCGGGAGGCCGCGCGGCGCGCACCGACAGTGGCCGTGGAGTTGAACCGGGTCGCCGAGCCGGTCTCGGAAGATCTGGGCCGCAACGGGATTGCCTGCTGGGCCGGGGATTTCTACGCGGTGCGGCCGCTGACCGCTTTGGGGATCGATCTGGAAAAGGGCGTCTTGCGGATGAGTGCTGTCCACTACACCAGCGCCGAAGAGGTCACCCGGCTGATCGAGGCGTTGGACCGGGTCCTCTGA
- a CDS encoding cryptochrome/photolyase family protein, with product MSERPLILWVRRDLRLGDQPMLAAAVASGRPLLPVFVLDPETEALGAAAKWRLGLAVAAFARALEGIGLRLVLRRGQALAVLQALVAETGAGGVWWSRLYDPESVARDTEVKAALKAGGVEARSFAGHLLHEPWEVETGQGGFYRVFTPYWRAVRGRVVSAPAVAPSRAVAPAVWPASERLEDWRLGAAMNRGAAVVARYQAVGEAAARAKLAAFLDGPVEDYAAARDLPGVAGTSRLSENLTYGEIGIREVWHAGLRARDEGRAGAESFLRELAWREFAYHLMHHSPQITRTNWKPEWDAFPWRGDNPEAERWRQGMTGEPFVDAAMREMYVTGTMHNRARMIAGSYLTKHLLTDWRVGLQWFADCLTDWDPAANAMGWQWVAGSGPDAAPYFRVFNPAGQAEKFDAKGDYRRRFIAEMSRNPGSEALAFFEAVPRSWGLEPTQAYPAPVIELADGRARALAAYGSRKT from the coding sequence ATGTCTGAGCGACCGTTGATCCTTTGGGTCCGCCGCGATTTGCGGTTGGGCGACCAGCCGATGCTGGCCGCGGCGGTCGCGTCGGGACGGCCGCTGTTGCCTGTGTTTGTGCTGGACCCCGAGACCGAGGCGCTGGGGGCGGCGGCGAAGTGGCGTCTGGGCCTTGCGGTGGCAGCCTTTGCCCGCGCGCTGGAGGGGATCGGGCTGCGGCTTGTGCTGCGCCGGGGGCAGGCGCTGGCGGTACTTCAGGCCCTGGTTGCCGAGACCGGGGCGGGCGGCGTCTGGTGGTCGCGGCTGTATGACCCGGAAAGCGTGGCGCGGGACACCGAAGTGAAGGCCGCGTTGAAGGCGGGCGGGGTCGAGGCGCGTAGTTTCGCAGGCCATCTGCTGCATGAGCCCTGGGAGGTTGAGACCGGGCAGGGCGGGTTCTACCGGGTCTTCACGCCCTACTGGCGCGCTGTGCGGGGCCGTGTGGTCTCCGCGCCCGCTGTCGCGCCATCGCGGGCGGTGGCACCGGCTGTCTGGCCGGCCAGCGAACGGCTGGAGGATTGGCGCCTTGGCGCGGCGATGAACCGAGGGGCCGCGGTAGTGGCCCGCTATCAGGCGGTGGGGGAAGCTGCGGCGCGGGCCAAGCTGGCGGCCTTTCTGGACGGGCCGGTGGAGGACTATGCCGCCGCGCGGGATCTGCCGGGGGTGGCGGGGACGTCGCGGCTGTCCGAGAACCTGACCTATGGCGAGATCGGCATCCGCGAGGTGTGGCATGCCGGTCTGCGCGCCCGGGATGAGGGACGGGCGGGGGCGGAGTCGTTCCTGCGGGAACTGGCTTGGCGTGAGTTTGCCTATCACCTGATGCACCATTCGCCGCAGATCACCCGCACAAACTGGAAGCCGGAATGGGATGCATTCCCCTGGCGCGGCGACAATCCGGAGGCGGAGCGTTGGCGGCAGGGCATGACGGGCGAGCCGTTTGTCGATGCGGCGATGCGCGAGATGTATGTCACCGGCACGATGCACAACCGCGCCCGGATGATTGCGGGCAGCTATCTGACCAAGCACCTTCTGACTGACTGGCGGGTCGGGCTGCAGTGGTTTGCCGATTGCCTGACGGACTGGGACCCTGCGGCGAATGCGATGGGTTGGCAATGGGTTGCGGGATCGGGTCCGGATGCGGCGCCCTATTTCCGGGTGTTCAACCCGGCCGGGCAAGCCGAGAAGTTTGACGCAAAGGGCGACTATCGACGTCGCTTCATTGCCGAGATGTCGCGCAATCCGGGGTCGGAGGCTTTGGCCTTCTTTGAGGCGGTGCCGCGGTCCTGGGGCCTTGAACCGACACAGGCCTATCCTGCGCCGGTCATCGAGCTTGCGGATGGGCGTGCGCGTGCCCTTGCGGCATATGGGTCACGAAAGACTTGA
- a CDS encoding SAM-dependent methyltransferase encodes MDVLTTVKGQTGLPRYFAKAFEVAGRLGEGRLDFVLPDGRRFRIEGAAPGLAAEIDVHNPDLFARLIREGDLGFCDAYLDGWWSTPDLQAFLDLIQRPANNPLGNSYPGLGLVRAYERMRFWLQSNSKTQARKNISYHYDLGNDFYRLWLDETMTYSSAIFENPQESLEAAQRRKYASMVDQMGTSPGDHVLEIGCGWGGFAEYAAKERGLKVTALTISQRQYDFAVERIAKAGLSDRVSIKLQDYRDERGVYDGIASIEMFEAVGERYWPTYFNTLHDRLNPGCHATLQIITVADDRWHVYKRGVDFIQKYIFPGGMLPAPSVLRAEVEKAGLRVRSSIEFGESYSLTLRRWHETFTDRWGEVKKLGFDDRFKRMWDFYLASCAGAFQGGNCDVTQITVTRPT; translated from the coding sequence ATGGACGTGCTGACGACGGTGAAGGGCCAGACTGGCCTGCCACGCTATTTCGCGAAGGCCTTCGAGGTGGCCGGGCGGCTGGGCGAGGGACGGCTGGACTTTGTGCTGCCGGATGGCCGCCGGTTCCGGATCGAGGGTGCGGCACCCGGGCTTGCGGCCGAGATTGACGTGCATAACCCTGACCTCTTTGCCCGGCTGATCCGCGAAGGCGACCTTGGGTTCTGCGATGCCTATCTGGACGGCTGGTGGTCCACCCCCGACCTGCAAGCCTTTCTGGACCTGATCCAGCGTCCGGCGAACAACCCCCTTGGCAACAGCTATCCCGGCCTTGGGCTGGTGCGGGCCTATGAACGGATGCGGTTCTGGCTGCAGTCGAACTCGAAGACGCAGGCGCGGAAGAACATTTCCTATCACTATGATCTCGGCAATGATTTCTACCGGCTGTGGCTGGACGAGACGATGACCTATTCCTCGGCCATCTTCGAGAACCCGCAGGAAAGCCTCGAAGCGGCGCAACGGCGCAAATATGCCAGCATGGTGGATCAGATGGGCACATCACCCGGCGACCATGTGCTGGAAATCGGCTGCGGCTGGGGCGGGTTCGCGGAATATGCCGCGAAAGAGCGGGGTCTGAAGGTCACGGCTCTGACGATCAGCCAGCGCCAGTATGACTTTGCGGTGGAACGCATCGCCAAGGCGGGGCTGTCGGATCGGGTGTCGATCAAGCTGCAGGACTACCGCGATGAACGGGGCGTCTACGACGGCATCGCCAGCATCGAGATGTTCGAGGCGGTGGGCGAAAGGTACTGGCCGACCTATTTCAACACGCTGCATGACCGGCTGAACCCCGGCTGCCACGCCACGCTGCAGATCATCACGGTCGCCGACGACCGCTGGCACGTCTACAAGCGGGGCGTGGATTTCATCCAGAAATACATCTTCCCCGGTGGCATGCTGCCCGCGCCATCCGTCCTGCGGGCCGAAGTGGAAAAGGCGGGGCTGCGGGTCAGAAGCTCGATAGAATTCGGCGAAAGCTACAGCCTGACCCTGCGGCGCTGGCACGAGACCTTCACCGACCGCTGGGGCGAGGTGAAAAAGCTGGGGTTTGACGACCGTTTCAAGCGGATGTGGGATTTTTACCTGGCCTCTTGCGCGGGCGCGTTTCAGGGAGGAAACTGCGACGTGACGCAGATCACCGTGACCCGTCCGACGTGA
- a CDS encoding TrgA family protein, protein MPTGAKAMAALTFAVVGFLTANAYAANVPAENALGPVYEIMSALGAVVGWKVMGNSVGKGYLGAVGSGWKTVIVLVFFALLLVGIYEMLQQSVKMRYDGPFEAVVDVFNQMLDRSVPLLSVGVLIVMIVGGGLAGILTENANRRWR, encoded by the coding sequence ATGCCTACCGGCGCAAAGGCGATGGCCGCGCTGACCTTTGCCGTGGTCGGATTTCTGACTGCCAATGCCTATGCCGCCAACGTCCCCGCAGAAAATGCTTTGGGACCGGTTTACGAGATCATGTCCGCCCTTGGCGCGGTGGTGGGCTGGAAGGTGATGGGAAACTCGGTCGGGAAGGGCTATCTCGGGGCGGTGGGATCGGGCTGGAAAACCGTGATCGTGCTGGTGTTTTTCGCCCTGCTTCTGGTCGGCATCTACGAGATGCTGCAGCAGTCGGTGAAGATGCGCTATGACGGGCCGTTCGAAGCGGTGGTCGATGTGTTCAACCAGATGCTGGATCGGTCAGTGCCGCTGCTTTCGGTGGGGGTGCTGATCGTGATGATCGTGGGGGGTGGCTTGGCGGGGATCCTGACGGAAAACGCCAACCGGCGCTGGCGCTGA
- a CDS encoding NUDIX domain-containing protein: MQVIGAPALQAAVVGTDASPERLSFYAEVMGLTPSEADGTPVLDLGPGGAEAEALALAVMACHGQIPAPVVRRRLPSLQVAAASRVRAAGAAGRGLRSATPDVAVAAVEQAHAGFFGLEVMNLRHRRFDGTMSPVIRREVFVSGDAVTVLPYDPVRDRVLLIEQFRAGPLGRGDPLPWQLEAVAGRIDPGETPEDCARREAVEEAGLVLGRLLRVGEYYPSPGAMTEYIYSFIGLCDLPDGVAGVFGQAEEAEDIRGHLLTFEAFMDAVDRGEIANAPLLLTALWLQRERRRLR, translated from the coding sequence ATGCAGGTGATCGGGGCGCCGGCACTGCAGGCGGCAGTGGTGGGGACGGATGCATCGCCAGAGCGGTTGAGCTTTTATGCCGAAGTGATGGGTCTGACGCCAAGCGAGGCCGATGGGACACCAGTGCTCGACCTTGGACCGGGTGGTGCCGAGGCTGAGGCGCTGGCTTTAGCCGTAATGGCCTGCCACGGCCAGATCCCGGCCCCTGTCGTGCGGCGCCGGTTGCCGTCGCTGCAGGTCGCAGCGGCAAGCCGTGTCCGCGCGGCGGGGGCAGCAGGGCGCGGCTTGCGCAGCGCGACCCCGGACGTTGCGGTTGCCGCGGTCGAGCAGGCACATGCCGGGTTCTTCGGGCTGGAGGTCATGAACCTGCGCCATCGCCGATTTGACGGCACGATGAGCCCCGTGATCCGGCGGGAGGTGTTTGTGTCAGGCGATGCCGTGACGGTCCTGCCCTATGATCCGGTCAGGGATCGGGTGCTGCTGATCGAACAGTTCCGCGCCGGGCCGCTGGGGCGGGGCGACCCCTTGCCATGGCAGCTTGAGGCGGTAGCTGGGCGGATCGACCCGGGCGAGACGCCCGAGGACTGCGCCCGGCGCGAGGCGGTGGAAGAGGCGGGGCTGGTGCTTGGCCGATTGTTGCGGGTTGGGGAATACTACCCAAGCCCGGGGGCGATGACGGAATACATCTATTCCTTCATCGGCCTGTGCGACCTGCCGGATGGCGTGGCGGGCGTATTCGGCCAGGCCGAAGAGGCCGAGGATATTCGCGGCCACCTGCTGACGTTCGAGGCGTTCATGGATGCGGTGGACAGGGGCGAGATTGCCAATGCGCCCTTGCTGCTGACCGCTCTATGGCTACAGCGCGAGCGGAGACGGCTGCGCTGA